The following proteins come from a genomic window of Alosa alosa isolate M-15738 ecotype Scorff River chromosome 2, AALO_Geno_1.1, whole genome shotgun sequence:
- the LOC125285288 gene encoding odorant receptor 131-2-like has product MYAQTARIQFAVILSFVFIYINTVMFVTLYSKPMLRDTPRYMLFANMIFTDSIQLISSSVLNFIIFIFISPVPKVACSFLMLIAASTSRNAPLNLAVMSLERYTAICFPLRHKELATVRKTYVAIAAIWFLGFVNSVIDSVYTSVTDPVFFTEQIICDRQSIITTPWQRSFDQAIDGLYYISVVLIIFYSYIRIMVVARSLSSSAKSAGKAHRTLLLHMIQLIPCLNTLLYGNLISFITATLSFDAFLEVSYIIYLLFILIPRCLSPLIYGLRDDSLRCLYMYYFRCGLSGAKPKVNIHS; this is encoded by the coding sequence ATGTATGCACAGACGGCGCGAATCCAATTCGCTGTGATTCTGTCTTTCGTCTTCATCTACATCAACACCGTCATGTTTGTCACGCTGTATAGCAAGCCGATGCTGAGGGACACTCCTCGCTACATGCTCTTTGCTAACATGATCTTTACTGACTCCATTCAGCTCATCTCCTCTTCGGTTCTAAACTTCATCATCTTCATTTTCATCAGTCCTGTCCCTAAAGTCGCCTGCTCCTTCTTAATGTTAATCGCGGCCTCCACCTCCAGAAACGCGCCCCTCAACCTGGCCGTGATGTCGCTGGAACGCTACACGGCCATCTGCTTTCCTCTGCGCCACAAGGAACTTGCCACCGTTAGGAAAACGTATGTGGCCATCGCTGCCATTTGGTTCTTAGGGTTTGTGAACTCTGTGATCGATTCAGTTTACACCTCCGTGACTGACCctgtttttttcactgagcAGATTATATGTGATCGTCAGAGCATCATCACAACTCCATGGCAGAGGTCGTTCGACCAGGCTATAGATGGCCTCTACTACATATCTGTGGTGCTCATCATCTTCTACAGTTACATTCGCATCATGGTTGTGGCTCGGTCTCTCTCGAGCAGCGCTAAGTCCGCAGGCAAGGCACACAGGACGCTTCTGCTTCACATGATCCAGCTGATCCCCTGCCTGAACACGCTGTTGTACGGCAACTTAATTAGCTTCATTACCGCAACCCTGAGCTTTGACGCTTTCTTGGAGGTGAGCTACATTATCTACCTGCTGTTCATCCTGATCCCCAGGTGTTTGAGTCCACTCATCTACGGCCTGAGAGATGACTCTCTCCGCTGCTTGTACATGTACTATTTTAGATGTGGCTTGTCTGGAGCCAAGCCTAAAGTTAATATTCACTCATAG
- the LOC125285282 gene encoding odorant receptor 131-2-like: protein MALNNSGKEVLIAHQQMFQVQLTAEGPLTKLVVAIFMSSLFIYINTVMFMTLLSKPVFRETPRYVLFAHMLCNDSIQLLFSSLMYIISLCYVQLAKAVCSILILVTASTSRNAPINLAVMSLERYVAICFPLRHSEIATKTRTGLVISVIWFFGAVNPVVDILYTSATDPTFFSEHMFCTRERIFIAPWQRELFEGLNAFYFVAVTLIIVFTYISVMLAARSVSSDKESAKRAHKTLLLHLIQLGLCLNTLVFGSIERALAMTSSSRLFMDLRYVNFLFVLILPRCLSPLIYGLRDDTVRPLFLFYLQCGTRKVKPNVNIQ, encoded by the coding sequence ATGGCCCTGAATAACTCAGGGAAGGAGGTTCTGATCGCTCATCAGCAGATGTTCCAGGTGCAACTGACCGCTGAGGGACCGCTGACCAAACTGGTGGTGGCTATCTTCATGTCCAGTCTCTTCATCTACATCAACACGGTCATGTTCATGACACTGTTGAGCAAGCCTGTGTTCAGAGAAACCCCTCGCTACGTCCTCTTTGCCCACATGCTCTGTAACGACTCCATCCagctgctcttctcctctctgatgTACATCATTTCCTTGTGTTATGTCCAGCTGGCTAAAGCCGTGTGCTCCATTCTAATACTGGTCACGGCCTCAACCTCACGAAATGCGCCCATAAATCTGGCCGTGATGTCACTGGAGCGCTACGTGGCTATTTGCTTTCCCCTGCGTCACAGTGAGATTGCCACCAAGACGAGAACCGGCCTGGTTATCTCGGTCATTTGGTTCTTCGGGGCAGTAAACCCGGTCGTAGACATTCTCTATACCTCAGCCACTGACCCCACATTCTTCAGCGAGCACATGTTCTGCACAAGGGAGAGAATATTCATTGCACCATGGCAACGGGAACTGTTTGAGGGCCTCAACGCCTTCTATTTTGTTGCCGTGACGCTGATCATTGTCTTCACCTACATCAGTGTGATGCTTGCGGCTCGTTCTGTCTCCAGTGATAAAGAGTCGGCTAAGAGAGCACACAAGACGCTCCTGTTGCACCTCATCCAGCTGGGCCTGTGCCTGAACACGCTGGTGTTCGGCAGCATAGAGAGAGCCCTGGCTATGACCAGCAGCAGTCGCCTGTTCATGGACCTGCGCTACGTGAACTTTCTCTTTGTTCTCATTCTGCCTCGGTGCCTGAGCCCCCTGATCTACGGCCTGAGAGACGACACTGTCAGGCCCCTATTTCTGTTCTATTTACAGTGTGGCACACGTAAAGTCAAGCCTAATGTCAATATACAGTGA
- the LOC125285293 gene encoding odorant receptor 131-2-like: MALTNNSTKEVLQKAAIVRLSKFAVTVLMSFVFIYINTVMFVTLWSKPVLRETSRYILFAHMLCNDSIQLLFSSIIGFISFCCRPAKAVCSILILVTDSTSRITPLNLAVMSLERYVAICFPLRHSEFASVKNTYMAITALWFFGLVNPVVDSLYTSVTDPDFFTRQVLCGTGSMFDTSPWQELLYQALNGFYYVAAALVIVYSYVCVMIVVRSVSSDENSAWKAHRTLLLHLIQLLLSLNTLLFGNIIGFLAQTLSYEVYADMRYSIFLLFVLVPRCLSPLIYGLRDEALHHLFIHFFKCGLSGAKPKVNSLH, from the coding sequence ATGGCTCTCACAAACAACTCTACAAAGGAGGTGCTTCAGAAAGCGGCGATCGTTCGATTATCCAAATTTGCTGTGACGGTGTTGATGTCTTTCGTCTTCATCTACATTAACACTGTTATGTTTGTCACGCTGTGGAGCAAGCCTGTTTTGAGAGAGACCTCTCGCTACATCCTCTTTGCTCACATGCTCTGTAACGACTCCATCCAGCTGCTCTTCTCGTCAATAATTGGATTCATCTCATTCTGTTGCAGGCCTGCTAAAGCCGTTTGCTCCATCTTAATCTTAGTCACCGACTCTACCTCCAGAATCACGCCGCTTAACCTGGCCGTGATGTCACTGGAGCGCTACGTTGCCATCTGCTTTCCTCTGCGTCACAGTGAATTTGCCTCCGTTAAGAACACGTACATGGCCATCACTGCTCTTTGGTTCTTTGGGCTGGTGAACCCTGTGGTCGATTCACTTTACACCTCCGTGACTGACCCTGATTTCTTCACTAGACAGGTGTTATGTGGTACTGGTTCTATGTTTGATACTTCACCATGGCAGGAGTTGCTCTACCAGGCTCTCAATGGCTTCTACTACGTGGCTGCAGCTCTTGTCATCGTCTACAGCTATGTTTGTGTCATGATTGTGGTTCGGTCCGTCTCCAGTGATGAGAATTCTGCTTGGAAGGCGCACAGGACGCTTCTGCTGCACCTGATTCAGCTGCTGCTCAGCCTGAACACGCTGCTCTTTGGCAACATCATTGGCTTCCTAGCACAGACCCTGAGCTACGAGGTATATGCTGACATGCGCTACAGCATCTTCCTGCTGTTCGTACTGGTGCCCAGGTGTCTGAGTCCCCTCATCTACGGCCTGAGAGACGAGGCTCTTCACCACTTGTTCATCCACTTCTTCAAATGTGGCCTGTCTGGAGCCAAGCCAAAAGTTAACTCACTGCACTGA
- the LOC125285278 gene encoding odorant receptor 131-2-like yields the protein MNEERLIQIVVAILMSLLFTCINSIMFHTLMSKPVFRELPRYILFAHMLCNDTVQLVLSPMFFLLVLYWQRIPKTVCSILIFFAATTLNIAPLNLGVMSLERYVAICFPLHHSEMATQRMTGISILIIWLLGSINAVIDILYALIVDPSSFKGTMFCAREMFIFSQWQKDLYQGLSGFFFVAATSIILFTYVSVILAARSASADKESAKKAWRTVLLHFGQLVLCLNSLLFGTFERSLIMMASDRRMFINLRVVNFLFVLILPRCLSPLIYGLRDDLVRPLFLYYVRCGTQKVKPSVTAH from the coding sequence ATGAATGAGGAGAGGCTTATTCAAATTGTTGTGGCCATTCTCATGTCCCTGCTTTTCACCTGCATCAACAGCATCATGTTTCACACTCTCATGAGTAAGCCTGTGTTTAGAGAGCTGCCTCGCTATATCCTCTTTGCCCACATGCTCTGTAATGACACCGTTCAGTTGGTTTTGTCCCCAATGTTTTTTCTGTTGGTTTTATATTGGCAGAGGATCCCTAAGACTGTTTGTTCAATTTTGATTTTCTTTGCAGCAACCACGTTAAATATTGCTCCTTTAAACCTCGGTGTGATGTCTCTCGAGCGCTATGTGGCCATTTGTTTCCCTTTACATCACAGTGAGATGGCCACACAGAGAATGACGGGTATATCAATTCTCATTATCTGGCTCCTAGGTAGCATAAATGCCGTGATAGATATTTTATATGCACTGATAGTGGATCCATCATCTTTTAAAGGTACTATGTTCTGTGCTCgagaaatgtttattttttcacaGTGGCAAAAGGATCTGTATCAAGGGCTCAGTGGGTTTTTCTTTGTGGCAGCAACAAGCATTATATTATTCACATATGTCAGTGTTATACTTGCAGCTCGATCTGCCTCAGCGGATAAAGAGTCTGCTAAGAAAGCTTGGAGAACAGTCCTACTGCACTTTGGCCAGTTAGTGCTGTGTCTCAACAGCCTGTTGTTTGGAACCTTTGAGAGATCCCTTATAATGATGGCCAGTGATCGTCGTATGTTCATAAATCTCCGTGTTGTGAACTTTCTATTTGTTCTCATTCTGCCTCGGTGCCTGAGCCCCCTGATCTACGGCCTGAGAGACGATCTTGTTCGGCCCTTATTCCTCTACTATGTCAGGTGTGGAACCCAAAAGGTCAAGCCCTCTGTAACTGCACACTGA